A section of the Methanosarcina mazei S-6 genome encodes:
- a CDS encoding IS256-like element ISMma16 family transposase has product MTLYPFPFTTKKQDAESMVDLFSLIKDYLVDQEDGIRHLITWFLNLVMEEEALLQVGAQRYERTDSRKASRNGYKPRTLLTKYGELELLKPQFREFPFETQVFEKYSRVEQAILSAVAESYLQGVSTRRVDKVMTALGVEGISASSVSRITKELDEKVSEFLSKPIEHEIPYLFIDATYLKVRDGLHYENKALFIVSGVRDDGFREILGARLADSEDSLFWQDLFEDLKERGLRGVKLIVSDGHKGIQKAVRESFIGSSWQMCHVHLIRQALKKVQKKKQKEVADKIKEALVDRHKYNDLIRELDKMEYKSAADTLENFQYDVMNYMQFPQSHWRKIRTTNMMERTNKEIKRRTKVVGAFPNQESVLRLVVSILIDINEDWITGNRYIVMEQ; this is encoded by the coding sequence TTGACTCTGTATCCTTTTCCTTTCACCACAAAAAAACAGGATGCAGAGTCAATGGTAGATTTATTCTCACTCATAAAAGATTATCTTGTCGATCAGGAAGATGGAATTCGCCATTTAATTACGTGGTTTTTAAATCTCGTAATGGAGGAGGAAGCCCTCCTCCAGGTTGGTGCACAACGTTATGAGAGGACTGATTCTCGTAAAGCCAGTAGAAATGGCTACAAACCCCGAACCCTCCTTACCAAGTATGGAGAACTTGAATTATTAAAACCTCAATTCCGTGAGTTTCCCTTTGAAACTCAGGTATTTGAGAAATATTCCCGAGTTGAACAGGCCATCTTATCCGCTGTAGCTGAATCTTACCTGCAAGGCGTTTCCACCCGAAGGGTGGATAAGGTCATGACTGCTTTGGGAGTTGAGGGAATCTCAGCCTCTTCAGTTTCCAGGATTACAAAAGAGCTGGATGAGAAAGTTTCAGAATTTTTGTCAAAGCCAATAGAACACGAAATTCCTTATTTGTTTATTGATGCTACTTATCTCAAAGTAAGAGATGGACTTCATTACGAAAATAAAGCTCTCTTTATAGTTTCTGGAGTCAGGGATGATGGTTTTCGCGAGATTCTTGGAGCAAGATTGGCAGACAGCGAAGACTCTCTGTTCTGGCAAGATCTATTCGAAGACCTGAAAGAAAGAGGGTTAAGAGGTGTCAAGTTAATTGTTTCTGATGGTCATAAAGGAATACAAAAAGCAGTTAGAGAATCCTTTATCGGATCAAGCTGGCAGATGTGCCACGTTCATCTGATAAGGCAAGCTCTAAAAAAGGTTCAAAAAAAGAAGCAAAAAGAAGTAGCAGATAAGATAAAAGAAGCATTGGTAGACCGTCATAAATACAATGATTTGATAAGGGAACTGGATAAGATGGAATATAAAAGTGCAGCTGATACTCTTGAGAATTTTCAGTATGATGTAATGAATTACATGCAGTTTCCACAGAGTCATTGGAGAAAAATAAGGACGACAAATATGATGGAGAGAACTAACAAGGAGATAAAAAGAAGAACCAAAGTTGTAGGAGCATTCCCTAACCAGGAATCAGTATTGAGACTGGTAGTCTCAATACTCATTGATATAAATGAAGACTGGATTACTGGAAACAGGTATATAGTAATGGAGCAGTAA
- a CDS encoding winged helix-turn-helix transcriptional regulator produces MSEEDAEKLFLQEKPTRALLFIGSTGKTYASVISKEIDSTFAHTTRILSKMEQSGLIRFTFEGRIKFVELTKYGEEVEAALKDFRNIISEESPLRKEYLTAEEAGKVDKVRESEGKEYREHEEWEEENESEKDLDPLSAEILEKVRNLRNKIEGIYREAAETGQSKEMLSRKLGPNSRDIKKLYNQIENAETPVDETVVLALEETEGLLESYLKGSKPENV; encoded by the coding sequence ATGTCTGAAGAAGATGCAGAAAAGCTGTTTTTGCAGGAAAAACCCACGCGTGCACTGCTATTCATAGGTTCTACAGGAAAAACCTATGCTTCTGTTATTTCAAAGGAGATAGACTCGACATTTGCCCATACTACGAGGATTCTTTCGAAGATGGAACAGTCCGGACTTATAAGATTCACATTCGAAGGGCGGATAAAATTTGTTGAACTTACGAAATACGGAGAGGAAGTCGAAGCTGCCCTGAAAGATTTTCGGAATATAATTTCTGAAGAGTCTCCTTTAAGAAAAGAATACCTGACAGCAGAAGAAGCGGGCAAAGTGGATAAAGTCAGGGAAAGCGAAGGAAAGGAATACAGAGAACACGAAGAATGGGAAGAAGAAAACGAAAGCGAAAAAGATCTTGACCCTCTCAGCGCCGAAATCCTGGAAAAGGTAAGGAATCTGAGGAACAAAATAGAGGGCATCTACAGGGAAGCAGCCGAGACAGGGCAGAGTAAGGAGATGCTTTCAAGAAAACTTGGCCCCAACAGCCGGGACATCAAAAAGCTGTATAATCAGATTGAAAACGCAGAAACTCCTGTTGACGAAACAGTGGTTTTAGCTCTGGAAGAAACAGAAGGGCTCCTTGAATCTTACCTGAAGGGCTCAAAGCCGGAGAATGTTTGA
- a CDS encoding DUF2110 family protein: MKKVVTLQHIYGKNRETMAELLKTLVENELKDLEVKVDVSITPENWAEFSLEGEDEEVSANLLESRYGSPAKKAEPGKIYMGFLQAFPEDSFIVNIGVPVQVEAEELKALGTGKPKQLASRFGLIPHLPVEIEVLEANKKIKARFTKKQLDLWWGWKKASTDRVVINAATRSEIKSAIKKTGHGRDIYEIERLGLLEHAVVCRETTDGPGIVAAIGPRLKSEMGVVIGDSR, translated from the coding sequence ATGAAAAAAGTTGTAACCCTCCAGCATATTTATGGAAAAAACCGGGAAACGATGGCTGAACTCCTGAAAACCCTGGTTGAGAATGAATTGAAAGACCTCGAAGTAAAGGTTGATGTATCCATTACCCCGGAAAACTGGGCAGAATTCTCCCTTGAAGGGGAAGACGAAGAGGTATCAGCAAACCTCCTGGAGTCCAGATACGGAAGCCCTGCAAAAAAAGCCGAACCCGGAAAGATATATATGGGTTTTCTTCAGGCTTTTCCTGAAGATTCTTTTATTGTCAATATCGGAGTCCCTGTGCAGGTTGAAGCTGAAGAACTCAAAGCACTGGGAACCGGGAAGCCAAAACAGCTTGCTTCAAGGTTTGGCCTGATCCCTCACCTGCCTGTTGAAATAGAGGTGCTGGAGGCAAATAAAAAGATAAAAGCCCGCTTCACTAAAAAACAGCTTGACCTCTGGTGGGGCTGGAAAAAAGCAAGCACGGACAGAGTTGTCATTAATGCTGCTACCAGATCGGAAATAAAAAGCGCTATAAAAAAGACAGGCCACGGCAGGGATATCTACGAAATAGAACGCCTTGGTCTTCTTGAGCATGCAGTCGTATGCCGGGAAACAACAGACGGACCAGGAATTGTGGCAGCAATAGGCCCTCGCCTGAAGTCAGAGATGGGAGTTGTAATAGGGGATTCCCGTTAA
- a CDS encoding PspA/IM30 family protein has translation MGLLSRMETVFKSKMNKVLNRMEDPRETLDYSYEKQLELLQNVKKGVAEVTTSKKRLQLQKAKLLQSNEKLEKQARDAVAVDREDLARLALERKAAIQQQVDGIDMEIAELEKQEEKLIAAEKRLSTKVEIFRTKKESIKAQYSAAEAQVKINESVTGISEEMADVGLALERAENKTEEMKARAEAIDELMEAGTLEDLTGGRDDIERELAKISTRTSVESELAKLKAEAGKESGKTKTTEEGKGPEEGKEV, from the coding sequence ATGGGATTGCTATCAAGGATGGAAACGGTATTCAAATCCAAAATGAATAAAGTTCTTAACAGAATGGAAGACCCAAGGGAAACGCTTGATTATTCTTATGAAAAGCAGCTGGAACTGCTTCAAAACGTGAAAAAGGGTGTCGCGGAGGTAACAACTTCTAAAAAGCGCCTCCAGCTCCAGAAAGCAAAACTGCTCCAGAGCAATGAGAAGCTTGAAAAGCAGGCAAGGGACGCAGTTGCAGTTGACCGTGAAGACCTCGCAAGGCTCGCCCTTGAGAGAAAAGCTGCCATCCAGCAGCAGGTCGATGGGATTGACATGGAGATTGCAGAGCTTGAAAAACAGGAAGAAAAGCTCATAGCCGCAGAAAAACGCCTTTCTACAAAGGTAGAGATCTTCAGGACAAAGAAGGAGTCCATAAAAGCCCAGTACTCCGCAGCCGAAGCCCAGGTAAAGATTAACGAGTCCGTTACCGGAATCAGTGAAGAGATGGCAGATGTAGGTCTTGCCCTTGAGAGGGCTGAGAATAAAACTGAAGAAATGAAAGCCAGAGCCGAAGCCATTGATGAATTGATGGAAGCCGGCACTCTCGAGGACCTCACAGGCGGCAGGGACGATATAGAACGCGAGCTTGCAAAAATAAGCACCCGGACAAGTGTTGAATCCGAACTTGCGAAACTCAAAGCCGAAGCAGGGAAGGAATCTGGAAAAACAAAAACCACTGAAGAAGGTAAAGGCCCGGAAGAAGGAAAGGAGGTCTGA
- the pspAA gene encoding PspA-associated protein PspAA has protein sequence MIIRIVGEGQYRAPEALCDELNQIDNRIVTLVTEGKKEEFRAELAKLISEIKVKGEAIGAEEILESDIIVPPEDLSLEEAKDIFKGSGIFED, from the coding sequence ATGATTATCAGGATCGTAGGGGAAGGACAGTACAGGGCACCTGAAGCCCTGTGTGACGAATTAAACCAGATAGATAACAGGATAGTTACTCTTGTTACGGAAGGAAAAAAAGAAGAATTCCGGGCTGAACTTGCAAAACTGATTTCCGAAATAAAGGTAAAAGGAGAAGCAATTGGAGCCGAAGAGATCCTGGAGTCTGATATAATCGTGCCTCCGGAAGATCTGAGCCTTGAAGAAGCAAAAGATATTTTCAAGGGATCAGGAATATTCGAGGACTAA
- a CDS encoding cupredoxin domain-containing protein — MAIKKLILLFIVLSVLISGCLNSGEEQELEDEDSGDSGSSGGYSGGQRYEEVQTAEETITSEELGTPVETETFEEIETPFETETAEETLTPEGAGTIAEGQTENLTEEETSQPAETEPRTYLVRLREYVIIPSELEINVGDLVVWRNFEDSVFTLTSEEGLFEDQRLGYGNTFNYTFTETGNYSFSVSGYPNMRMTITVK, encoded by the coding sequence ATGGCAATAAAAAAACTTATCCTGCTTTTTATAGTCCTGTCAGTCTTAATCTCCGGCTGCCTTAATTCAGGAGAAGAGCAGGAGCTGGAAGATGAAGATTCCGGGGATTCAGGAAGTTCCGGAGGGTATTCTGGAGGGCAGAGATACGAGGAAGTGCAAACAGCAGAAGAAACAATAACATCAGAAGAATTGGGAACGCCTGTAGAGACAGAAACGTTTGAGGAGATAGAGACTCCTTTTGAAACAGAAACAGCTGAAGAAACGCTGACTCCGGAAGGCGCTGGCACAATTGCAGAAGGGCAAACCGAAAACCTGACGGAAGAAGAAACCTCGCAGCCTGCGGAAACCGAACCGAGAACGTACCTCGTAAGGCTCAGGGAATATGTGATCATCCCTTCGGAGCTGGAAATCAATGTAGGGGATCTCGTGGTATGGAGAAACTTTGAAGATAGCGTTTTTACCCTGACCAGCGAGGAAGGGCTTTTCGAGGACCAGAGGCTAGGATACGGGAACACCTTTAATTACACATTCACTGAAACCGGCAACTACAGTTTCAGCGTTAGCGGATATCCGAACATGCGAATGACCATCACTGTAAAATAA
- a CDS encoding cupredoxin domain-containing protein: MKTKLMVLLLVLSVVLLSGCTGDEQPSPEENVTPEETVTPEETITPEETETPAETETSEEVETPVETETEEENVTAEENETEERPASNTSIRTSPYTIRLDNYRASASSLDIKEGETVAWLNFQDSPRRVFTLVSEQELFDNQSLSYRRSFAYTFNETGTYNFTVVGQPRMNVTVAVTEP, from the coding sequence ATGAAAACAAAGCTCATGGTTCTGCTTCTGGTATTAAGCGTTGTTTTACTCTCCGGATGCACTGGAGACGAACAGCCCTCCCCGGAAGAAAACGTGACACCTGAAGAAACAGTAACCCCGGAAGAAACCATTACTCCGGAAGAAACGGAAACGCCGGCAGAGACTGAAACTTCGGAGGAAGTTGAGACCCCGGTAGAAACTGAGACAGAAGAAGAAAATGTAACCGCGGAAGAAAATGAAACTGAAGAAAGACCTGCAAGCAATACTTCCATAAGGACATCTCCCTATACCATAAGGCTGGATAACTACAGGGCATCAGCCTCAAGTCTTGATATTAAAGAAGGGGAAACAGTTGCCTGGCTGAACTTTCAGGACAGCCCCAGGAGAGTTTTCACCCTTGTGAGTGAACAGGAACTTTTTGACAACCAGAGTCTTTCTTATAGGCGTTCATTTGCATATACTTTCAATGAGACCGGAACATACAACTTTACAGTTGTCGGGCAGCCCAGAATGAACGTAACCGTAGCTGTAACTGAGCCTTAA
- a CDS encoding universal stress protein codes for MDRITGNHFKRILIATDGSENAERAASYGIDVAKSTGAEVDALYVVSTEHAGTARTVMGWTDAFEEYLASKGGASTGYVQNLGKESGVKVNPVYLKGIPAEKILEYAEENDIDLIVMGTQGLTGIKRFLIGSVAENVLRHSKVPVMIVR; via the coding sequence GTGGATAGGATTACCGGAAATCACTTCAAAAGAATTCTGATTGCAACGGATGGGTCGGAAAATGCCGAAAGAGCAGCTTCTTACGGGATAGATGTCGCAAAGTCAACAGGAGCCGAAGTTGATGCTCTGTACGTTGTTTCTACCGAACACGCAGGAACTGCACGGACTGTAATGGGCTGGACGGACGCTTTTGAGGAATATCTTGCCAGCAAAGGAGGGGCTTCAACAGGTTATGTGCAGAACCTGGGGAAGGAAAGCGGAGTTAAAGTGAACCCTGTGTATCTGAAGGGCATCCCGGCTGAAAAAATTCTTGAGTATGCCGAGGAAAATGACATTGACCTTATAGTTATGGGCACACAGGGACTCACCGGAATTAAAAGGTTCCTTATCGGAAGCGTCGCAGAAAATGTGCTCAGGCACTCAAAAGTTCCTGTAATGATCGTGCGGTGA
- a CDS encoding tRNA (guanine(10)-N(2))-dimethyltransferase — MICRTIVEGTTKISVPVPPPDANFPPSAAPVFYNPEMELNRDINVAATAAFVERLLSKKDILREEIRYVDAFSASGIRGLRIAGEVGIHSTMNDWSHEAFELIKENIKINGLEEKAQATRRNANVLLHEQRFHIVDVDPFGTPSPYLDAAASSAYSMLSVTATDTAPLCGAHLNSGIRKYASVPLNTEYHSEMGLRVLLGACARELAKHEKGMLPLLSHVTRHYVRTYLEVLPGSRKADKTLKSMGFVAHCPRCGFRKPVYGLAVHIEKECPECGGLTKIAGPLWLGPYREPEFCNEVISELEAHPLNTKEKVRKIITFCRDELDIPMFYDQHVICKELGASATGIESLIEALRAGGFEASRTHFTGTSFKTDAPIAEIKKIILALSG, encoded by the coding sequence ATGATCTGTAGAACTATAGTGGAAGGGACAACAAAGATATCGGTTCCGGTCCCGCCTCCGGATGCAAATTTCCCTCCCTCGGCAGCGCCGGTGTTCTATAACCCGGAAATGGAGCTTAACCGTGATATTAATGTTGCAGCAACTGCAGCATTTGTGGAGAGGCTTCTTTCAAAAAAAGACATACTGAGAGAGGAGATACGTTATGTGGATGCTTTTTCGGCATCAGGGATCCGTGGACTGAGGATTGCAGGAGAAGTAGGGATTCACTCGACCATGAATGACTGGAGCCACGAAGCGTTTGAACTGATAAAGGAAAATATTAAAATTAACGGGCTTGAGGAAAAAGCCCAGGCTACTCGCAGGAATGCAAATGTCCTGCTTCATGAGCAGAGGTTTCATATTGTTGATGTTGACCCCTTTGGCACTCCTTCGCCTTACCTTGATGCGGCTGCAAGTTCGGCATACAGCATGCTTTCGGTTACTGCTACAGACACAGCACCTCTCTGTGGCGCACACCTTAACTCAGGGATCAGAAAATACGCATCCGTGCCACTAAATACGGAATACCACAGCGAAATGGGATTGAGGGTACTGCTCGGAGCCTGTGCAAGGGAGCTTGCAAAACACGAAAAAGGCATGTTGCCCCTGCTCTCCCATGTTACACGCCACTACGTCCGCACTTACCTTGAAGTCCTGCCCGGGTCCAGAAAGGCTGATAAGACCCTTAAGTCCATGGGATTCGTGGCTCACTGCCCCAGATGCGGTTTCAGGAAACCCGTCTATGGGCTTGCTGTCCATATTGAAAAGGAATGCCCTGAATGCGGAGGATTGACAAAAATCGCAGGCCCTCTCTGGCTCGGACCTTATAGAGAGCCTGAGTTCTGCAATGAAGTGATTTCCGAACTTGAGGCGCATCCCCTGAATACAAAAGAGAAGGTAAGGAAAATAATTACGTTCTGCAGGGATGAACTCGACATTCCTATGTTCTACGACCAGCACGTAATCTGCAAAGAACTCGGGGCTTCAGCAACAGGTATAGAGAGCCTTATAGAGGCGCTCAGGGCAGGCGGGTTTGAAGCTTCGAGAACTCATTTCACAGGGACCTCTTTCAAAACAGATGCTCCCATAGCCGAAATAAAGAAGATAATCCTGGCACTTTCAGGATGA
- a CDS encoding GTPase: MTSYKALVKDVINKADVLLEVVDARFPDETRNSEVEKEIIRLKKPFIIVINKCDLVSKEKLDKTKSRLSRIAPTVFISSKDRSGTTMLRHQILASACIKGRDILVGTLGYPNVGKSSVINGVTGRHRASTSPVSGHTKGVQHVDAGSHIMFMDTPGVIPFDENDEYVQGLLGIKDSTHLKDPVGVALMIIDKMLAENRTALESFYNVTLESPDSYSVLEQIGRKCNFLQKKGEIDEMRTATKIIGDWQNGLLLV; the protein is encoded by the coding sequence ATGACAAGCTACAAAGCTCTGGTAAAGGACGTTATAAATAAAGCCGATGTGCTTCTTGAGGTCGTAGATGCCCGTTTTCCTGACGAGACCCGAAACAGTGAGGTTGAAAAAGAGATTATTCGCTTAAAGAAGCCGTTTATTATAGTCATCAATAAATGTGACCTTGTATCAAAAGAGAAACTCGATAAAACCAAGTCCCGCCTTTCCAGAATTGCTCCCACTGTTTTCATTTCCAGTAAGGACAGGTCAGGGACAACCATGTTAAGACACCAGATCCTTGCATCCGCCTGCATAAAAGGGCGTGATATCCTTGTAGGCACACTGGGTTATCCCAATGTGGGAAAATCCTCAGTTATCAATGGGGTTACAGGCAGGCACAGGGCTAGCACTTCTCCTGTATCAGGCCACACAAAAGGAGTGCAGCATGTGGACGCAGGTTCGCATATTATGTTTATGGACACTCCTGGAGTCATCCCTTTCGATGAAAATGACGAATATGTTCAGGGGCTGCTGGGAATAAAGGACTCTACCCACCTCAAAGACCCTGTCGGGGTTGCCCTTATGATAATAGATAAAATGCTTGCAGAAAACAGGACTGCCCTTGAATCTTTTTATAATGTAACTCTTGAGAGCCCGGATTCTTACTCCGTTCTGGAGCAGATAGGCAGAAAGTGCAATTTCCTGCAGAAAAAGGGCGAAATCGATGAAATGAGGACAGCTACAAAAATTATTGGTGACTGGCAAAACGGACTGCTTCTTGTATAA
- a CDS encoding V4R domain-containing protein has product MAKPETKTEFFYTEKGLVAIDSPVKLQILNLLREEPKTFDEIVRYTAKAKSTISVHLNDLRSCNLVDENFDPEDRRKKIYSLTSCYMGCSQEPSTGNYRCLLDLAAANGNDRFRFMETMFHVFRFGFEAYGIDNSPVVKMIGIDIGKHLSLNFESSTLEALLNEVAGFLEFHEDCQVSVLMENSPALRVDGGFKAMSLPVTGKPFCSLKEGIIEGILKEKLGKECGVLEIECYGTGHEHCLFEITI; this is encoded by the coding sequence ATGGCAAAACCTGAGACCAAGACTGAATTCTTTTATACCGAAAAAGGGCTTGTAGCCATAGACAGCCCCGTTAAACTCCAGATCCTGAATCTTCTCAGGGAAGAGCCAAAAACTTTTGATGAAATCGTAAGATATACGGCAAAGGCCAAGTCAACAATCTCTGTTCACCTGAATGACCTCAGGTCATGCAACCTTGTTGACGAGAATTTTGACCCTGAAGACCGGCGCAAAAAAATCTATTCCCTGACTTCCTGCTACATGGGCTGCTCTCAGGAGCCGTCCACAGGCAATTACAGGTGTCTGCTGGACCTGGCTGCTGCAAACGGAAACGACAGGTTCCGCTTTATGGAAACCATGTTTCATGTGTTTCGTTTTGGTTTTGAGGCTTACGGGATTGATAACTCCCCTGTTGTCAAGATGATTGGAATAGACATCGGGAAGCATCTTTCTCTTAACTTTGAATCCAGCACGCTTGAAGCCCTATTAAATGAAGTTGCAGGTTTTCTGGAATTTCATGAGGACTGCCAGGTTTCCGTGCTTATGGAAAACTCTCCCGCCCTCAGGGTAGACGGCGGCTTCAAGGCTATGTCCTTGCCCGTAACAGGAAAACCTTTCTGTTCCCTCAAAGAAGGAATAATTGAAGGGATCCTCAAAGAAAAGCTGGGAAAAGAGTGCGGTGTTCTGGAAATCGAGTGTTACGGAACCGGACACGAACACTGTCTTTTTGAAATCACAATCTGA